A stretch of DNA from Cryptomeria japonica chromosome 4, Sugi_1.0, whole genome shotgun sequence:
GAAGATGCAGATGCAGATGCAATTGCAGAGGCACACATTTGCATTGAGAAATGTAAACCAGATTCAGAGGGCGCCATTGTCATCGCCACAAGTGGTGACAATGAAAGCACAGATGAGAGAAATCCATTCATTGCTGAAATGGGTTGATGATGTAAAGGAGGGAGGAATGCGGAAGAAGAAATTGGTGTACAATCACGAAGACTGGTTAAAGCACAGGAGCTCCACCAGGCACATTCGGCATTTCATGTCCAGTCTGTCCTCCCGCGTCATTCTGTCACTCATACCGCCTGTGTGCATATTTACAGGCATAGCAGCGCTGGTTGGGGCCTATAACACGGTGGTGGGGGAATATGGGTTTCTATCATTACCTCTGATTCACGCCAATTCATTGCCCTATCAGCTCACGGCCCCTGCTTTGGCTCTGCTGCTCGTCTTCCGCACCGAGGCCTCTTATGCTCGCTATGAGGAGGGCCGAAAGGCATGGACCAGAGTAATTGGGCTTGTTACGGACTTTGCAAGGCAAGCCAATACCGGGATTCGCCATCCCGATGATACCCATCTCAAGCACCAGCTCTTAGACTACATTATGG
This window harbors:
- the LOC131030631 gene encoding voltage-dependent chloride channel 1, chloroplastic isoform X2, which translates into the protein MQMQMQLQRHTFALRNVNQIQRAPLSSPQVVTMKAQMREIHSLLKWVDDVKEGGMRKKKLVYNHEDWLKHRSSTRHIRHFMSSLSSRVILSLIPPVCIFTGIAALVGAYNTVVGEYGFLSLPLIHANSLPYQLTAPALALLLVFRTEASYARYEEGRKAWTRVIGLVTDFARQANTGIRHPDDTHLKHQLLDYIMAFPFALKCHIIYGSDIRCDLERFLPENDISVVLSSQHPPNCIIQFMSECLRQLHLNDHERHSFDSHLSQFNDSIAVCQSLIETPIPLSYTRLTSRFLVLWHLTLPIILWDQCEWIVVPATFISAASLFCIEEGNGSDPEIN